In Archangium lipolyticum, the genomic window GCCGCTGGTGTTGGCCGGACGGACGCCCTCACGGGGCGAAGCCCTGGCGGCGGAAGTGGGGGCGTCGCTCCATGCGTTGGACCTCATGGGAGCGGCCCCGCTCGACTTCTCCGCACGTGCCGTGGTCACCCTGGTGAACGATCCCCTGGACCGGCTGCTGCGCGCGTGCGTTCACGCGGGCATCCCCTTCGTGGACATCACCCGCTGGACGGCGCGCGTGCAGCAGGCCCTGGCGTGCGTGGCGGTGGAGCCGCCCCGTGCTCCTGTCGTTCTCGCCTCCGGATGGATGGGAGGCATCGTCCCACTGGTGGGCGCGGCGCTGGCCCGGGAGTTGGGGGGCGCGCAATCCATCGACACCTCCATCCTCTATGACCTGGCCGATCGCGCGGGCGAGGACTCGATCGAGTTCATGGACCGCATGCACCTCCCCTTCGAGGTGATGGAGGAGGGACGGCGCCGGGAGGTGGAGCCACTGACCGGAGCGCGCCGGGTCGAGCTCGCGGGCCGGCCCCGCCGGGTGGTGCGGCTCGATACGCCCGAGCAGCTCACGCTTCCCCTGGTGCTCGGCGCGCGGACGGTCTCCACGCGCATCGGCTTCAGTGACGAGTCGGCCACGCTCGCGTTCCAGGCCCTCCGGGGGCTGGGTCTCATCCACCTGCTCCGGGGGGAGCGTTTCCGGGGCGTGCGTCGCGCCCTGTTGCGTAGCTCCGGCCAGGGGGGCCGGGCCGTGGTCCGCATCGAGGTCTCCTCGGGAGGTGGGTCGCGCACGGCCACGCTGGTGGATGCTCGGGGTCAGGCCCACCTGACCGCGGCGGGAGCCACCCTGGCCCTGGAGCGCGCGCTCGGGCTGGATGGAGACGCACCCCCTCGAGGAGTCGCCTTCCCGGAGCAGACCCCGTCTCCAGAGCGAGCGCTCGCGGCGCTGCGCTCCCTGGGGGTGGAGCTCGAGGTCCAGGGCGGCACGGAGGGGGAGAGGCGGGCGGCATGAGCACGCGTGGTGCCTCCCGCAAGGGCCAGGAGCGGAGCGAAGCCATCCTCGACGCGGCGCAACGGCTGCTCGTGGACGAGGGACACGCGGCCCTCACGCTGCGCGGGGTGGCCCAACGGGCGGGCATCCGGCTGGGCAACCTCCAGTACTACTTCGCGACTCGCGAGGAGCTGGTGCGGGCCCTGCTCGCGCGCGTCCTGGAGCGGGCGACGGCGCGGCTCGAGGAGCGGATGGGCGCGGCGGGAGACCCGGCCGAGGCACTCGACGAGTCGTTGAAGGCCCTGTTGGAGGATCAGCTGGACCCCGCCAGCTACCGGCTCTTCTACGACTTGTGGGCGCTAGCGGCGCGGGAGCCCGCCATCGCCGCGGAGCTTCGGACCTTCTACGCGCGCTATACCGACACGGTGGCGGAGCGGCTGGGCCAGTTGGCTCCAAGGCTGTCCCGCGCGGAGACCCGCGCACGCGCGGAGCTGCTCGTGGCCCTGCTGGAGGGGCTCTCGCTCTTCCGGTCCGGAACGGTGGGGGAGCCCGATAGGAAGGTGGAGGCCGAGCTGCGGCGCGTGGTGTCCTGGCTCACGGCGGGGAGCGGGCGCGCGCCCTAGGGCCCGAGCCTCCTCCCACGACCCGGTATCGCGCCCGGCCTACTCCGCCAGGGCCTTGTCGAGGGCGCTCTTGAGCTCGGCGCTCTCGGGCGTCACCGAGCTGGGGAAGGCGGCACGCACCTGGCCGTCCTTGC contains:
- a CDS encoding saccharopine dehydrogenase family protein, with product MSSREIVVRDTLRYDPNGAVVLAGGYGVVGGEVARMLRARHPSLPLVLAGRTPSRGEALAAEVGASLHALDLMGAAPLDFSARAVVTLVNDPLDRLLRACVHAGIPFVDITRWTARVQQALACVAVEPPRAPVVLASGWMGGIVPLVGAALARELGGAQSIDTSILYDLADRAGEDSIEFMDRMHLPFEVMEEGRRREVEPLTGARRVELAGRPRRVVRLDTPEQLTLPLVLGARTVSTRIGFSDESATLAFQALRGLGLIHLLRGERFRGVRRALLRSSGQGGRAVVRIEVSSGGGSRTATLVDARGQAHLTAAGATLALERALGLDGDAPPRGVAFPEQTPSPERALAALRSLGVELEVQGGTEGERRAA
- a CDS encoding TetR/AcrR family transcriptional regulator, with the protein product MSTRGASRKGQERSEAILDAAQRLLVDEGHAALTLRGVAQRAGIRLGNLQYYFATREELVRALLARVLERATARLEERMGAAGDPAEALDESLKALLEDQLDPASYRLFYDLWALAAREPAIAAELRTFYARYTDTVAERLGQLAPRLSRAETRARAELLVALLEGLSLFRSGTVGEPDRKVEAELRRVVSWLTAGSGRAP